A genome region from Arthrobacter sp. SLBN-100 includes the following:
- a CDS encoding DUF475 domain-containing protein produces the protein MFLKTFGWSFGITAAALVIAFLYGGPQALILCLILGVLEISLSFDNAVVNARILERMNPFWQKMFLTVGIVIAVFGMRILFPLLIVGVTAKLNPIEAVNLALQKGDPHTPGTYGYLLHEAHPQIAAFGGLFLLMLFLDFIFEDRDIKWIKALEIPLAKFGRLEGSSMVVGLVVLAVAGFLSGEKQGIVLLSGLMGMITYLLVNGLGNLFDVDGDGDVDFEDAAAAVHSGPSGPAKLAGKAAFMLFLYLEVIDASFSFDGVIGAFAITSDPIIIALGLGLIGAMFVRSLTVYLVREGTLDEFEYLDHGAHWAIGALAIILLVTISVPVNEVITGLIGVVFIGAAFAGSVIRNKKKTKLAVGTEPAELSTVAK, from the coding sequence AGCCCTCATCTTGTGCCTCATTCTCGGCGTCCTTGAAATTAGCCTCAGCTTCGATAATGCGGTGGTCAACGCCCGCATCCTCGAGCGGATGAATCCGTTCTGGCAAAAAATGTTCCTCACCGTTGGCATCGTGATCGCCGTGTTCGGAATGCGCATCCTTTTCCCGCTTCTGATTGTCGGTGTGACCGCCAAGTTGAATCCAATCGAGGCCGTTAACCTGGCACTCCAAAAGGGGGATCCACACACACCGGGAACGTACGGCTATTTGCTGCATGAAGCCCACCCACAAATCGCCGCCTTCGGCGGACTCTTCCTTCTGATGCTCTTCTTGGATTTCATTTTCGAGGACCGAGACATTAAATGGATTAAAGCCCTGGAGATTCCACTCGCCAAGTTCGGCAGGCTGGAAGGATCGTCGATGGTTGTAGGCCTCGTGGTCCTCGCAGTCGCAGGATTCCTGTCCGGAGAAAAGCAGGGCATCGTACTGTTGTCGGGTCTCATGGGGATGATTACCTACCTCCTGGTCAACGGGCTCGGAAACCTATTCGATGTAGACGGAGACGGGGACGTTGATTTCGAGGACGCCGCTGCAGCCGTCCACTCTGGCCCGAGCGGCCCTGCAAAGCTCGCTGGAAAAGCTGCCTTCATGCTGTTCCTGTACCTGGAAGTCATTGACGCCTCCTTCTCCTTCGACGGCGTCATCGGCGCGTTCGCCATCACGTCAGACCCGATCATCATTGCCCTTGGTTTAGGTCTTATTGGGGCAATGTTTGTCCGCTCGCTGACGGTTTACCTCGTCCGCGAAGGAACGCTTGACGAATTCGAATATCTCGATCATGGCGCCCACTGGGCAATCGGCGCCCTCGCCATTATTCTTCTCGTGACCATTTCCGTGCCAGTCAATGAAGTCATCACCGGACTAATCGGGGTTGTCTTCATTGGGGCAGCGTTCGCGGGTTCAGTCATTCGCAACAAGAAGAAGACCAAACTCGCGGTGGGAACAGAACCGGCCGAACTTTCCACAGTTGCCAAGTAA